One genomic region from Fictibacillus marinisediminis encodes:
- the yhaM gene encoding 3'-5' exoribonuclease YhaM has protein sequence MKKGLAHYKVGEVVDSYLMIKSSTKSTASNGKPFLNLILQDQTGDIDAKLWDCSPEDEQQYVPQALIKVTGDMSNYRGKMQLKLKHIRPASEIDGVKISDFVETAPLTQDVMMEKITQYIFEMQNPNIQRITRNLLKKYQDDFLKYPAAVKNHHEFVSGLAYHVVSMLDLARGISTLYPSLNTDLLYSGIILHDLGKVIELSGPVAANYTLEGKLLGHISIMVNEIGIIAKELEIEGEEVTVLQHLVLSHHSKPEWGSPKAPMIREAEILHMIDNFDAKINMMDRALVKVEPGEFTEKIFPLENRSLYKPLFEKELAKK, from the coding sequence ATGAAAAAAGGTCTTGCTCACTATAAAGTGGGAGAAGTGGTAGACTCCTATTTAATGATAAAATCATCCACAAAATCTACAGCAAGCAACGGTAAACCCTTTTTAAACCTAATCCTGCAGGACCAGACAGGGGATATCGATGCAAAGCTATGGGACTGCTCCCCGGAGGACGAACAGCAATATGTTCCTCAGGCTTTGATCAAAGTTACCGGTGATATGAGCAACTACAGAGGAAAGATGCAGCTCAAGCTCAAACATATCCGTCCGGCATCTGAGATTGACGGCGTGAAGATTAGTGATTTTGTAGAAACAGCACCGCTTACACAAGATGTGATGATGGAGAAAATCACACAGTACATTTTTGAGATGCAAAATCCTAACATCCAGAGAATTACAAGGAACCTTTTAAAGAAATATCAGGATGATTTCCTAAAGTACCCGGCAGCCGTGAAAAATCACCATGAATTCGTTTCCGGTCTTGCCTACCATGTCGTGTCCATGCTTGATCTGGCCAGGGGAATATCAACCCTGTATCCTTCGCTTAATACTGATCTGCTTTATTCCGGCATCATCCTTCATGACCTGGGCAAGGTGATTGAACTGTCAGGTCCAGTGGCTGCCAATTATACGCTGGAAGGAAAGCTTCTCGGCCACATTTCCATTATGGTGAATGAGATCGGGATTATCGCAAAAGAACTGGAAATTGAAGGAGAAGAAGTTACGGTCCTTCAGCATCTCGTGTTAAGCCATCATAGCAAACCAGAATGGGGAAGCCCGAAAGCACCGATGATCCGTGAAGCGGAGATCCTTCATATGATTGATAATTTCGATGCAAAAATCAACATGATGGACAGAGCGCTGGTCAAGGTGGAACCAGGGGAATTTACGGAAAAAATCTTTCCTCTGGAAAACCGCAGCCTCTACAAACCGCTTTTTGAAAAAGAATTAGCAAAAAAGTAA